In a single window of the Mucilaginibacter defluvii genome:
- a CDS encoding molybdopterin-dependent oxidoreductase, translating into MPSKNKKDTRVTSTCCYCGVGCGVLINKERNGSITVEGNKDYPVNKGMLCSKGMNLHYTVNDKSDRLLYPQMRYNKNMPLQRVSWDDALNRTAAVFKTFINKYGPDSVAFYASGQCLTEEYYVINKLIKGFIGSNNIDTNSRLCMSSAVVGYKMALGEDCVPVCYDDIELADLFYVTGANPAWCHPILWRRVEAHKAANPDVKIIVVDPRVTDTCALADLHLQINPGTDVTLNHAIGRVLIENGDIDLDFITNHAEGFEQYSAIVFKRTIAEAAEICGVTESDIRLAALYISEAKGFITMWTMGLNQSAIGVNKNLSLINLNLITGHIGKPGSGPLSLTGQPNAMGGREVGGLSNLMPAHRDLNNPVHREEVQKFWGGNAINPKPGLTATEMFEALHDGRLKAIWIICTNPLTSLPNARLAEEVLKKANYVVVQDISNKPETLQYADVILPAAAWAEKEGTMTNSERRISYLHKAVDAPGEALPDAEIICRFARKMGFNGFDYQKPADIYAEHVRLTAKTNIDISGLNYDIIKEHGSVQWPYKKKRYVKDSSRLFINRQFYTPTQKACIHAVPDELTSENTDSNYPFVLTTGRIRDQWHTMSKTAKVNKLNQHYKQAFVEIHPNDANGLGLTDGDIAVIKSRRGEVRVKVHISTEIKQGVIFLPMHWGKILGSDLNRANNLTNDLIDPVSKEPDFKFCAVSITKYTKPKQHIVVIGAGAGSYGFVKSYRELNPDDEITIFSKENFPFYNRVMLPDYISGEQSWDQLVKMKDSEEPAYNIQLLRGISVEEVNRNEKYVIDSRGCKTTYDVLLMATGSRASVPKNVPLLPGIFTMRNRTDADNFRKHVPKGGHVLIVGGGLLGLEMAASLREIGIHITILQRTSRFLNRQLDELGSQLLHEEMVDQGCDIYYDDEVQLFYGRNKLTGVGLKSGRKIDCDAMILSIGTTPNLELAKACGLDCKRGVVVNERLITSDPNIYAIGEIAEFEGTLYGITAAAEQQAEVVARYMNGDIASYYKGSLFMNIIKIHGFDLCSIGLSECPDDTFEEIVFIDKAKRYYKKCIIHNDRLVGTILIGDKSEFNEFRELIANKTELSGKRLQLLRSGNKAEPVLGKLVCSCNNVGADNIRKKIAEGYTALIDICSATGAGTGCGSCRPEVKRLLEESLNTALQA; encoded by the coding sequence ATGCCGTCCAAAAATAAAAAAGATACGCGTGTTACATCCACTTGCTGCTACTGCGGGGTTGGCTGTGGCGTACTTATCAATAAAGAGCGGAACGGCTCAATTACCGTTGAAGGTAATAAGGATTACCCGGTTAATAAGGGCATGCTTTGCAGCAAGGGCATGAACCTGCACTATACGGTTAATGACAAAAGTGATCGTTTGCTTTATCCGCAAATGCGGTACAATAAAAATATGCCGCTGCAGCGTGTTTCGTGGGATGACGCCCTTAACCGCACCGCCGCCGTGTTTAAAACGTTCATCAATAAATACGGACCAGACTCAGTGGCGTTTTATGCATCCGGACAATGTTTAACCGAAGAATATTATGTGATAAATAAACTCATAAAGGGTTTTATTGGCAGTAATAATATTGATACCAACTCGCGTTTGTGTATGAGCAGCGCTGTAGTAGGTTATAAAATGGCATTGGGCGAGGATTGCGTACCCGTTTGTTATGATGATATTGAACTGGCCGACCTGTTTTATGTTACAGGCGCTAACCCCGCCTGGTGCCATCCAATTTTATGGCGACGGGTAGAGGCGCACAAAGCGGCTAATCCTGATGTAAAGATCATCGTAGTTGACCCCCGGGTTACCGATACCTGCGCCTTGGCCGACCTGCATTTACAGATAAATCCGGGTACAGATGTAACGCTTAACCATGCCATTGGCAGGGTGCTGATAGAGAATGGCGACATTGACCTGGATTTTATAACCAACCATGCCGAAGGCTTTGAGCAGTACAGCGCAATTGTTTTTAAACGGACTATTGCCGAAGCAGCTGAAATTTGCGGCGTAACAGAAAGTGATATACGTTTGGCAGCACTTTACATCAGCGAAGCCAAGGGCTTTATTACAATGTGGACGATGGGGCTTAACCAGAGTGCAATCGGCGTAAATAAAAATCTTAGCCTTATAAATCTCAACTTAATAACAGGCCATATCGGCAAACCAGGTTCGGGGCCATTGTCGCTCACTGGTCAGCCTAATGCAATGGGCGGCCGGGAGGTTGGCGGTTTATCAAACCTGATGCCCGCACACCGGGATTTGAATAACCCTGTGCATCGTGAAGAGGTACAGAAGTTTTGGGGTGGAAATGCTATAAACCCAAAACCGGGATTAACGGCTACCGAAATGTTTGAAGCGTTACATGACGGTCGGCTTAAGGCCATATGGATCATCTGCACCAATCCGCTTACAAGTTTGCCAAATGCGAGATTAGCTGAGGAGGTCCTTAAAAAAGCGAATTACGTTGTCGTGCAGGACATCAGCAACAAACCCGAAACTCTGCAATATGCTGATGTGATACTACCTGCCGCGGCCTGGGCAGAAAAAGAGGGTACCATGACCAATTCTGAAAGGCGCATAAGTTACCTGCACAAAGCCGTTGACGCTCCCGGCGAAGCTTTGCCCGATGCGGAGATTATATGTCGCTTTGCTCGCAAAATGGGGTTCAACGGTTTTGATTACCAAAAACCGGCCGACATTTATGCCGAACATGTACGCCTGACGGCAAAAACCAACATAGATATCAGCGGGCTTAATTATGATATCATTAAAGAGCATGGTTCGGTGCAATGGCCGTATAAAAAGAAACGATACGTAAAAGACAGTAGTCGCCTGTTTATCAACCGGCAATTTTACACCCCAACACAAAAGGCCTGCATACATGCAGTACCAGATGAACTCACCAGCGAAAATACAGATAGTAATTACCCTTTTGTGCTTACCACCGGTCGTATACGAGATCAGTGGCATACAATGAGTAAAACCGCAAAGGTGAACAAGCTTAACCAGCATTACAAGCAAGCTTTTGTTGAAATACATCCTAATGATGCAAACGGGCTGGGTTTGACTGACGGCGATATAGCTGTCATTAAATCGCGCAGAGGGGAGGTGCGGGTTAAAGTCCATATTTCTACCGAGATAAAACAGGGCGTTATATTTTTACCAATGCACTGGGGTAAAATACTGGGTAGCGATCTTAACCGTGCCAATAATCTTACAAATGATCTTATTGACCCTGTATCAAAGGAGCCTGACTTTAAATTTTGTGCGGTAAGCATAACCAAATATACCAAGCCCAAGCAGCATATTGTGGTAATAGGTGCCGGGGCAGGATCATATGGTTTTGTAAAATCGTACCGCGAACTAAACCCGGACGATGAGATTACCATCTTTAGTAAAGAGAACTTCCCGTTTTATAACCGTGTAATGTTGCCCGATTATATAAGCGGCGAGCAAAGTTGGGATCAACTGGTAAAAATGAAAGACTCAGAAGAACCGGCTTATAACATACAGTTACTACGTGGGATTAGTGTAGAAGAGGTGAACCGGAATGAAAAATATGTAATTGATTCCAGAGGATGTAAAACCACCTATGATGTGCTGTTAATGGCCACAGGCAGCCGCGCTTCGGTACCTAAAAATGTTCCATTGCTCCCCGGCATATTCACCATGCGCAACCGCACTGATGCCGATAATTTTAGGAAGCACGTACCCAAAGGCGGGCACGTGCTCATTGTGGGCGGCGGTCTGTTAGGGTTGGAAATGGCTGCCTCACTACGTGAAATAGGCATTCACATTACCATTTTACAACGAACATCGCGCTTTTTAAACCGACAGTTGGATGAATTAGGCAGCCAGCTATTACACGAGGAAATGGTTGACCAGGGTTGCGACATTTATTATGACGACGAAGTGCAGCTTTTTTACGGGCGAAATAAACTGACTGGGGTAGGCCTGAAAAGCGGACGTAAAATAGATTGTGATGCCATGATACTGTCAATTGGTACCACGCCTAACCTCGAACTCGCTAAAGCTTGCGGGTTGGATTGCAAACGGGGTGTAGTAGTAAACGAACGCCTTATAACAAGCGACCCCAACATTTATGCTATCGGCGAAATAGCTGAGTTTGAGGGAACGCTTTACGGTATTACCGCAGCCGCCGAGCAACAGGCAGAAGTGGTTGCGCGCTACATGAACGGCGATATTGCCAGCTACTATAAAGGCAGCCTGTTTATGAATATCATCAAAATACATGGGTTTGACCTGTGCAGCATCGGCCTGTCTGAATGCCCGGATGATACTTTTGAAGAAATTGTATTTATTGATAAAGCCAAGCGCTACTATAAAAAATGCATTATTCATAATGACAGGTTGGTAGGCACGATATTGATTGGCGATAAAAGTGAGTTTAATGAGTTTAGAGAGCTTATTGCTAATAAAACAGAGTTAAGTGGTAAGCGTTTGCAATTATTGCGCAGCGGCAATAAAGCAGAGCCGGTATTAGGCAAGCTGGTGTGCAGCTGCAACAATGTTGGGGCAGATAACATTCGCAAAAAAATTGCCGAAGGATATACAGCGCTTATAGATATATGCTCGGCTACCGGAGCAGGTACCGGTTGTGGCTCATGCCGCCCGGAGGTTAAACGTTTATTGGAGGAAAGTTTAAATACTGCTTTGCAAGCATAA
- a CDS encoding MFS transporter: protein MKNQLNKINIFSIKGVQMRTFHITWLMFFVCFFGWFGLAPLMPTIRAELGLSKAQVGNIIIASVTATIIARLIIGKLCDTWGPRKTAVRLLLVGSIPVFLVGLANDYTTFLLFRLAIGVIGASFVITQFHTSMMFAPQIKGTANAITGGWGNLGGGITNMVMPLIFAAIVSFGYTDAQAWRYAMILPGVMMLAVAFLYNRYTKDTPNGNYDEIGYTQNKDTKTDWSVLSDWRIWALTIAYGMCFGMEITFDNVASLHFVDTFGLPQSSAGFWAGVFGFMNIFARAMGGIVSDKVGARFGLRGKGLLLAGVLLLEGIGLIIFAQAGSLTLAIISMLTFALFLKMSNGATYGIVPFINSKNVGLVSGIVGAGGNLGGMFFGMLFKAESITYVQAFTYIGYVVIAASVIVLLTRFQKQPALKPETDSQLLTSTVA, encoded by the coding sequence ATGAAAAACCAACTGAATAAGATCAACATATTCTCGATAAAAGGTGTGCAAATGCGCACTTTTCATATCACCTGGCTCATGTTCTTTGTTTGTTTTTTTGGATGGTTCGGGTTGGCACCCCTAATGCCAACCATTCGTGCCGAATTGGGCCTTAGTAAAGCCCAGGTAGGTAACATCATCATCGCATCTGTAACGGCTACTATTATAGCCCGCCTTATAATTGGTAAATTATGTGATACCTGGGGGCCTCGTAAAACGGCTGTAAGGTTACTGCTTGTAGGTTCCATACCCGTATTTCTGGTTGGCCTGGCTAATGATTATACCACGTTTTTACTGTTCAGGCTGGCAATAGGGGTTATCGGCGCATCCTTTGTAATTACGCAGTTCCATACATCCATGATGTTTGCTCCGCAGATAAAAGGTACAGCGAACGCCATTACCGGTGGCTGGGGTAATTTGGGTGGTGGCATAACCAACATGGTAATGCCACTGATTTTTGCCGCAATTGTAAGCTTTGGTTATACCGATGCGCAAGCCTGGCGTTATGCAATGATTTTGCCCGGGGTAATGATGCTTGCGGTAGCATTTTTGTATAACAGATACACTAAGGACACCCCAAACGGGAACTACGATGAAATTGGCTATACGCAAAATAAGGATACGAAAACCGATTGGAGCGTACTTTCCGACTGGCGTATATGGGCGCTAACCATTGCTTATGGTATGTGTTTTGGTATGGAGATAACGTTTGACAATGTAGCCTCACTGCATTTTGTTGATACGTTTGGCTTGCCGCAAAGCAGCGCAGGTTTTTGGGCAGGCGTGTTCGGTTTCATGAATATTTTTGCCCGTGCCATGGGCGGCATCGTGTCCGACAAGGTAGGCGCCAGATTTGGTTTGCGCGGCAAAGGATTACTGCTGGCTGGAGTGCTGTTATTAGAAGGTATAGGGCTTATCATATTTGCGCAGGCGGGTTCACTTACGCTGGCCATAATCTCCATGTTAACGTTTGCGCTATTTCTCAAGATGTCCAACGGTGCCACTTATGGTATAGTACCTTTTATAAACTCTAAAAACGTCGGTTTGGTAAGTGGCATTGTGGGTGCCGGCGGTAATTTAGGCGGCATGTTCTTTGGTATGCTGTTTAAAGCAGAAAGTATTACCTATGTGCAGGCCTTTACCTACATAGGTTATGTGGTTATTGCTGCGTCTGTCATCGTATTACTCACGCGCTTCCAAAAGCAACCGGCATTAAAGCCTGAAACCGATAGCCAATTGCTCACCAGTACCGTTGCCTAA